In Salvelinus alpinus chromosome 30, SLU_Salpinus.1, whole genome shotgun sequence, a single genomic region encodes these proteins:
- the LOC139559928 gene encoding thread biopolymer filament subunit gamma isoform X1: protein MASPAFAMGRTMAAGGIGGGSAMALGTSLGPALAPMRSRQAEKNMLSGLNERFSSYMGKVRVLQQENAILEARLSQLSGGADMGSPESSSTTTAEYEAQLGEYRVALETLTLDTIKLEIELDNVRGTAHELKAKFDFEQGVKFQLDSDISAMKKDIDMASELRIDLDAKYSSLKDELEFVTKTQEEELSTLQFKLGTKSMDTSVSMIEVDTVKSFDISTALNKIRVEYEKSVQQHRDEADAYYKLKMEEIQTATAKSSEAVSEAKMEISGARKELQAFGLELQGLVTANMSLEQSLAEAHAQSSMGVAGYQGQTASLTLAIEVAKNDLHKQIMAYQELLDVKLALDVEISTYRTLLEGDHFKLPETSGFTASSYSFSAGGGGGGIQVKEIITEHTETSLISDTASADESEST from the exons ATGGCCAGTCCTGCCTTCGCTATGGGACGCACCATGGCAGCAGGGGGGATCGGTGGCGGGTCGGCCATGGCATTGGGTACCTCTCTGGGCCCAGCATTGGCTCCTATGCGGTCCCGGCAGGCAGAGAAGAACATGCTGTCCGGCCTCAACGAACGTTTCTCCTCGTACATGGGCAAAGTGAGAGTCCTCCAGCAGGAGAATGCCATCCTGGAGGCCAGACTGTCCCAGTTGTCGGGGGGTGCGGACATGGGGTCTCCAGAGTCCTCCAGCACCACCACAGCGGAGTACGAGGCTCAGCTCGGCGAGTACCGCGTTGCCCTGGAGACGCTCACCCTGGACACCATCAAACTGGAGATCGAGCTGGACAACGTTCGCGGCACTGCCCACGAACTCAAGGCCAA GTTTGACTTTGAGCAAGGGGTGAAGTTTCAGCTGGACTCTGACATTTCAGCTATGAAGAAG gacatagatatGGCATCTGAATTACGCATTGATTTGGATGCCAAGTACTCCAGCTTGAAGGACGAACTGGAATTTGTCACCAAGACACAGGAAGAG GAATTGTCCACTCTGCAGTTCAAACTGGGAACCAAGTCTATGGACACGTCTGTGTCCATGATCGAGGTTGACACGGTCAAGTCCTTCGACATCTCCACCGCTCTCAACAAGATCAGGGTGGAGTACGAGAAGTCTGTGCAGCAACACAGAGATGAGGCGGACGCCTACTACAAACTGAAG ATGGAAGAGATACAGACCGCTACTGCCAAGAGTTCGGAGGCTGTCTCAGAGGCCAAGATGGAAATCTCAGGGGCCCGGAAGGAGCTGCAGGCTTTCGGTCTAGAGCTCCAAGGCCTGGTCACTGCA aaCATGTCCCTGGAGCAGAGCTTGGCAGAAGCCCATGCCCAGTCAAGCATGGGCGTGGCCGGGTACCAGGGTCAGACCGCCAGCTTGACGTTGGCCATCGAGGTGGCCAAAAATGACCTCCACAAGCAGATCATGGCCTACCAGGAGCTTCTGGACGTCAAGCTGGCTCTAGACGTGGAGATCTCCACTTACAGAACCCTGCTGGAAGGAGACCACTTCAA ATTACCTGAGACATCCGGATTTACAGCATCTTCCTACAGTTTCTCGG
- the LOC139560403 gene encoding phakinin-like isoform X2 translates to MPLPRRRSSFLNQPAAKERPGSANTRVGTAGITNAPRGVFVGTAPTGVASSMGTRVSRRALGISSVFLQGLRSTAVPVMPHGVGTGGRQYPGGPESLNGCLMEYRDKVHALEQLNQQLEEQIKYCLDRKASSAGAWGPLRQDWEDVYRHVSESILANARLMLQTENVQANAEDFKDRYENEQPFRKAMEEEISSLYKVIDDANLTKSDLESQMDSMRAELRDLACNHEEDVRVLYKQMAGGEMDELDAPIETNLDQILAYIRSHWERVIEKNRAETDAYLECKQAESVGSKLSREEEELESLKTECNDAGCKIQSLQAQTESIRALKRGLENSLNDARHWHDIELQNLGSVIGKLESELGDVHGDVEQQRRDYETLLGNKMRLELEIGTYHGILDGEESRYHPSM, encoded by the exons ATGCCTCTGCCGAGACGTCGATCCTCCTTCCTGAACCAACCTGCCGCCAAGGAGCGCCCAGGTAGTGCCAACACCAGGGTTGGCACCGCAGGCATCACCAATGCCCCCCGGGGCGTCTTTGTGGGAACGGCCCCCACGGGCGTCGCCTCCAGCATGGGCACGCGCGTGTCGCGACGCGCTCTGGGCATCAGCAGTGTGTTCCTGCAGGGGCTGAGGAGCACGGCCGTGCCTGTGATGCCCCATGGGGTCGGGACCGGTGGCAGGCAGTACCCCGGGGGCCCCGAGAGCCTCAACGGCTGCCTGATggagtacagggacaaggtgcaCGCCCTGGAGCAGCTCAACCAGCAGCTGGAGGAGCAGATCAAATACTGCCTGGATCGTAAGGCATCCAGCGCCGGAGCCTGGGGCCCCCTCAGACAAGACTGGGAGGATGTTTACAGACAT GTTAGTGAATCCATCCTTGCCAATGCCAGGCTAATGCTGCAGACAGAGAATGTGCAGGCCAACGCTGAGGACTTCAAGGACCG GTATGAGAATGAACAGCCGTTCAGGAAGGCGATGGAGGAAGAGATCAGCTCTCTGTACAAGGTGATTGACGACGCCAACCTGACCAAGTCGGACCTGGAGAGCCAGATGGACAGCATGAGGGCTGAGCTTCGGGACTTGGCCTGCAACCACGAGGAG GACGTGAGGGTGCTCTACAAGCAGATGGCAGGTGGCGAAATGGACGAGCTGGACGCTCCCATTGAGACCAATCTGGACCAGATCCTGGCCTACATTCGCTCCCACTGGGAAAGAGTCATCGAGAAGAACCGTGCCGAGACCGACGCCTACCTGGAATGCAAG cAGGCGGAGAGTGTGGGCAGTAAACTGAGccgtgaggaggaggagctggagaGTCTGAAGACAGAGTGTAACGATGCTGGCTGTAAGATCCAGAGTCTGCAGGCCCAAACTGAGTCCATCAGAGCACTG AAACGAGGTCTTGAGAACTCCCTGAACGACGCCAGGCATTGGCATGACATCGAGCTGCAGAACCTGGGATCCGTCATCGGCAAGCTGGAGTCGGAGCTGGGTGACGTCCACGGCGACGTCGAACAACAGCGTCGCGACTACGAGACGTTGCTGGGCAACAAAATGCGTCTGGAACTGGAAATCGGCACCTACCACGGCATCTTGGACGGGGAGGAGAGCCGCTACCACCCCTCCATGTGA
- the LOC139559928 gene encoding thread biopolymer filament subunit gamma isoform X2, whose amino-acid sequence MASPAFAMGRTMAAGGIGGGSAMALGTSLGPALAPMRSRQAEKNMLSGLNERFSSYMGKVRVLQQENAILEARLSQLSGGADMGSPESSSTTTAEYEAQLGEYRVALETLTLDTIKLEIELDNVRGTAHELKAKFDFEQGVKFQLDSDISAMKKDIDMASELRIDLDAKYSSLKDELEFVTKTQEEELSTLQFKLGTKSMDTSVSMIEVDTVKSFDISTALNKIRVEYEKSVQQHRDEADAYYKLKMEEIQTATAKSSEAVSEAKMEISGARKELQAFGLELQGLVTANMSLEQSLAEAHAQSSMGVAGYQGQTASLTLAIEVAKNDLHKQIMAYQELLDVKLALDVEISTYRTLLEGDHFKLPETSGFTASSYSFSGEKHLKQGSIVELEVEEGEFKLKRS is encoded by the exons ATGGCCAGTCCTGCCTTCGCTATGGGACGCACCATGGCAGCAGGGGGGATCGGTGGCGGGTCGGCCATGGCATTGGGTACCTCTCTGGGCCCAGCATTGGCTCCTATGCGGTCCCGGCAGGCAGAGAAGAACATGCTGTCCGGCCTCAACGAACGTTTCTCCTCGTACATGGGCAAAGTGAGAGTCCTCCAGCAGGAGAATGCCATCCTGGAGGCCAGACTGTCCCAGTTGTCGGGGGGTGCGGACATGGGGTCTCCAGAGTCCTCCAGCACCACCACAGCGGAGTACGAGGCTCAGCTCGGCGAGTACCGCGTTGCCCTGGAGACGCTCACCCTGGACACCATCAAACTGGAGATCGAGCTGGACAACGTTCGCGGCACTGCCCACGAACTCAAGGCCAA GTTTGACTTTGAGCAAGGGGTGAAGTTTCAGCTGGACTCTGACATTTCAGCTATGAAGAAG gacatagatatGGCATCTGAATTACGCATTGATTTGGATGCCAAGTACTCCAGCTTGAAGGACGAACTGGAATTTGTCACCAAGACACAGGAAGAG GAATTGTCCACTCTGCAGTTCAAACTGGGAACCAAGTCTATGGACACGTCTGTGTCCATGATCGAGGTTGACACGGTCAAGTCCTTCGACATCTCCACCGCTCTCAACAAGATCAGGGTGGAGTACGAGAAGTCTGTGCAGCAACACAGAGATGAGGCGGACGCCTACTACAAACTGAAG ATGGAAGAGATACAGACCGCTACTGCCAAGAGTTCGGAGGCTGTCTCAGAGGCCAAGATGGAAATCTCAGGGGCCCGGAAGGAGCTGCAGGCTTTCGGTCTAGAGCTCCAAGGCCTGGTCACTGCA aaCATGTCCCTGGAGCAGAGCTTGGCAGAAGCCCATGCCCAGTCAAGCATGGGCGTGGCCGGGTACCAGGGTCAGACCGCCAGCTTGACGTTGGCCATCGAGGTGGCCAAAAATGACCTCCACAAGCAGATCATGGCCTACCAGGAGCTTCTGGACGTCAAGCTGGCTCTAGACGTGGAGATCTCCACTTACAGAACCCTGCTGGAAGGAGACCACTTCAA ATTACCTGAGACATCCGGATTTACAGCATCTTCCTACAGTTTCTCGGGTGAGAAACATTTGAAACAAGGGAGTATAGTGGAG
- the LOC139560403 gene encoding phakinin-like isoform X1, with protein MPLPRRRSSFLNQPAAKERPGSANTRVGTAGITNAPRGVFVGTAPTGVASSMGTRVSRRALGISSVFLQGLRSTAVPVMPHGVGTGGRQYPGGPESLNGCLMEYRDKVHALEQLNQQLEEQIKYCLDRKASSAGAWGPLRQDWEDVYRHVSESILANARLMLQTENVQANAEDFKDRYENEQPFRKAMEEEISSLYKVIDDANLTKSDLESQMDSMRAELRDLACNHEEDVRVLYKQMAGGEMDELDAPIETNLDQILAYIRSHWERVIEKNRAETDAYLECKQAESVGSKLSREEEELESLKTECNDAGCKIQSLQAQTESIRALKRGLENSLNDARHWHDIELQNLGSVIGKLESELGDVHGDVEQQRRDYETLLGNKMRLELEIGTYHGILDGEESRYHPSMCTGASEPEGKQTPLPPHSEPYGSPALQGSNTSSP; from the exons ATGCCTCTGCCGAGACGTCGATCCTCCTTCCTGAACCAACCTGCCGCCAAGGAGCGCCCAGGTAGTGCCAACACCAGGGTTGGCACCGCAGGCATCACCAATGCCCCCCGGGGCGTCTTTGTGGGAACGGCCCCCACGGGCGTCGCCTCCAGCATGGGCACGCGCGTGTCGCGACGCGCTCTGGGCATCAGCAGTGTGTTCCTGCAGGGGCTGAGGAGCACGGCCGTGCCTGTGATGCCCCATGGGGTCGGGACCGGTGGCAGGCAGTACCCCGGGGGCCCCGAGAGCCTCAACGGCTGCCTGATggagtacagggacaaggtgcaCGCCCTGGAGCAGCTCAACCAGCAGCTGGAGGAGCAGATCAAATACTGCCTGGATCGTAAGGCATCCAGCGCCGGAGCCTGGGGCCCCCTCAGACAAGACTGGGAGGATGTTTACAGACAT GTTAGTGAATCCATCCTTGCCAATGCCAGGCTAATGCTGCAGACAGAGAATGTGCAGGCCAACGCTGAGGACTTCAAGGACCG GTATGAGAATGAACAGCCGTTCAGGAAGGCGATGGAGGAAGAGATCAGCTCTCTGTACAAGGTGATTGACGACGCCAACCTGACCAAGTCGGACCTGGAGAGCCAGATGGACAGCATGAGGGCTGAGCTTCGGGACTTGGCCTGCAACCACGAGGAG GACGTGAGGGTGCTCTACAAGCAGATGGCAGGTGGCGAAATGGACGAGCTGGACGCTCCCATTGAGACCAATCTGGACCAGATCCTGGCCTACATTCGCTCCCACTGGGAAAGAGTCATCGAGAAGAACCGTGCCGAGACCGACGCCTACCTGGAATGCAAG cAGGCGGAGAGTGTGGGCAGTAAACTGAGccgtgaggaggaggagctggagaGTCTGAAGACAGAGTGTAACGATGCTGGCTGTAAGATCCAGAGTCTGCAGGCCCAAACTGAGTCCATCAGAGCACTG AAACGAGGTCTTGAGAACTCCCTGAACGACGCCAGGCATTGGCATGACATCGAGCTGCAGAACCTGGGATCCGTCATCGGCAAGCTGGAGTCGGAGCTGGGTGACGTCCACGGCGACGTCGAACAACAGCGTCGCGACTACGAGACGTTGCTGGGCAACAAAATGCGTCTGGAACTGGAAATCGGCACCTACCACGGCATCTTGGACGGGGAGGAGAGCCGCTACCACCCCTCCAT GTGCACAGGTGCATCAGAGCCCGAGGGGAAACAAACTCCCCTTCCTCCCCAttcagagccctatggcagcccAGCCCTCCAAG GCTCCAACACATCTAGTCCCTAG